The Plasmodium vivax chromosome 12, whole genome shotgun sequence genomic interval TGGCCAGAAAACGCCTCTAGTTTTGAGTCCATTAAGTACGTCAAGAGGTGCCTACCCCTGCACAAGCTTATAAGGAACGATTTGTTTTGCGACTTTTTGTATAGCATACTGCAGATCGACCCCGCGCTGAGGCCGGCCCCCGCCGAGCTGCTCAAGCATAGGTTTCTGCAGGAGAGTTGTGGGTACTACTAGGGGGCGACTGTGGCGGCGAGGTGTGGCAGTGAGGTGTAGCGGTGGCGATGTAGCATTGGTGATGTTATCCCTCTTGGGGCACACCTCAAACGAAGTGGGAGAAAAACACTCCGAGGAGGACCACCCATTTTTAGGtagttgtatttttttgctcctcttttGCTGCTCGTTTGCCCCCCATTTGAGTTTACGCAAAactgattattttttacccatCTAATttgttctcatttttttaattcaccataagtttttttttatttgtgatTTTAGCTATTTCGCCCACCCGTTTTATCCCCATCAGTGTATGCGCCTCTTTGGGGGGGGTGGCCTGAAAGAACggcattttttgaaattgcCACGGTGTAAATCATaatgtgtctttttttttttttttttttttattcctcttCCCCGTGTGATGACCTCTACACAGATATGGTCTCCACGGTGGATAAATATATCACCCCGGGGTGTTACCCCTTTAATTGTATTTTTGGTTCATTTTGTGGGGCCCTAAATTTTTGTGTACACAAGTGGGGCCCATGTGCAAATTTGCGAATGTGCATAtggttacatttttatatgtacgtTCGTGGGTTTGCAATTTTCTGCGCACGCATCGAacttatcatatttttcctaattttttgttttaatgtAAAGCAGCGCTCTGTAAAATAATTCCCTCACTCATAGTGTGTGCTGCCTCTGCGCTATGAGGTAGCActtggttaaaaaaagaaaaaaaggagaactgTGACGACAAAGTGGGGCGTAATACAAGGTACGCAAAGAGGCGGCTTAAATgtaggcacaaaaaaaaagaaaatgcagaGGTAGGCGCTCTTCGACGGCGCgttgaaaaaggaagaagtgcCGCTTATTATTGTGTCTGTCCTGAATATCTTTTGAGAATCACTCAAggggtgcaaaaaatgggaaaaaaggctGAGGGGGTGCTTCTTCATTTGCGATAACAAGATATCGATTTACGTTCAAAAAAGCCCTGCGGGGGAGTCAGTACAGCGTGGTTAAGAGCTTCCTTGCCTGAAAGCCATTTCctcctaaaaaaaaaaaaaaaaaaaaaaattacactcCGAAGAACCTTTCGGATGCATGTCCCCCCGTTATTTGCACATCTCAGGGGGGAGTTCCCTTCCCATGTGTGCCCAAATGGGAGAATTCCAGatgcggggggagggagtAACCCTACCAGTCAGCATGTAGAAGTATTCCAACTTGTTCACATCGAAATTGTATATGACGTCCTGGTTGTACAGATGGGCAACGTAATTCTTAAACTCGCGGAGGGTGAAATTACGAGCAGTTTTAACATCCCTTTTGTGTATGCCGAGCAGTTCTGGCCTGAAATTTCTCCTATTTTCTCTATCCCAACAGGTGGAAACGATTTTAACGCaccttttatatttattggcGTCCCATTTGAGAAGCAGCTTAGGAATAGTAAAATAGTACGTAGGAATGTACccattatattttgtattttcaaaatttatgGATAAATATTCTGAAACACTGAGGTTGAAATTGAACTGATCGACAGCTATGAGAAGGGGGAATTCGGTTTGTTTCTTCAAATGCTCGAACAATGCGTAGATGCAGAGGTTGGCATATGATGCATTATTTATGCCAATGTGTGCTAATTCTAACAAATTAGGGGGTGTAGAAAATTTATCTAAAAGATTTGGAATTTTTACATTGTCATAGTaaaatttgtacaatttttgcatgtacaaatttttttccctttcactTAAGGCATTATAATTTTGCTCATCATTTGCTACTTCCGCATCGATCGTTTTTTTGATAATGTcatcataaatttttttgttatacaATAGATGTGTTCCATCTAGGCAGGTGCTTTCGAGTATCCCTTTATCcacttttaacttttttaaaaatgattcatttgtttttactaAGTCTTCAAGAAATTGCCTGCTCAGTTCAGGCTGAATATACAAGTTCGTATTGCTTCTCACAATGGTGTTAATGtcaaatttgtatttttttacatctgGGACGAAGATAACAAGCCACTGGTTTAGCTTGGCCCAGAGGACCACGCTGTTCAGGATGCAGCTCTTTCCTGTTCCCCGCTTCCCGTCTATTAGGAAGCTCCTGCTTTTGTAGGACATCCGCTGGTGGCCGCTATGGTAGCCGCTGCTGTAACCGCCATTGGGGTTGCCTTTCATGCTGCGCGCTTCTTCAGCGGAGTCCCCACTCGCATCCCCCCCATCGTAGTAACTCGCGCACTCACCCCTTTGCGCAAAGTAGCTGTCCAGCTTGTGGGAATCTCTCCGCTTGCGCAGTTTGTAATTCTCTTCAAAGTGCTTCAACTCGTCTACAATTTCGTACGCCAATTTTCTGAATAGCAGTCCTACGCCCTTCAACTGTTGCGCCTTCTTTATCAATCGGTGATCAGGTGCTATTTGGTTCCTTTCCAGTTCGCGTAGAAACACGTCGAGGTTATCATGTTGGTGGTCTCCATCGGGGGAGGCCTCCTTTCCTTTGGTTTGGGTGCCACTCTCCCGATCGGTGCCCCCCCCACCGTGCATCAAGATATCCTTGGGCAACTCCCCTGCAAGTCCCTCTGGGAAAAACCCGTCCAAGTGTTCCTTCTCGAAGAGGAAGCACTTATCCACATTTTCAATGGCGAAATGGGAAGGGGTGACACTCCCTACCCTGTCATTCTTCACATTGATGTACATTTCTGGGTTGAAGAAAAAGTcggcaacatttttttttttcaccggCCCATGAATATTTAGCAGCTTATTAAATCTTTCCTCTTCATATGGGAATGCCACCAACTCTTTGTTGTAAATCTTCATCAAGTCGTCTTCATTTCGTTTGCGGTTTTCTCTATACGTGCTGTGCACTTTACTGTTGTTGATAATGGACGGGATGTTGTACGTGTTGAATGGGCGCACAACCCCCCGGGGGATTTTCATCTTTCGTTTTGGCCAAGGGGGATGGGAAAAGGGAGACATGGGGTAAAAAAGGGCAATCCGCTTTGTTCGCTCATTATTCCCCGCTCCAGTGGGGCttctcaaaaaggggggaaaaagaaaacatatGGGACACTTCCATAGGTATAAATGGGCTAGCACATACACCGATGAGCAGAACCCCTCTGTGGGGAGGCCAAACTTACGTGTGGGGGAAAGCGGCCACTCCGCGCCTCATCAGTGGAGCAGCGGATTCAAAATGGCATATGTACAAGCGGAAGAGGGCTAAACTGAATGGCGCATTGGTATGAAACGCGCTCTCAAAAAGGGATGCACAAACGGTTAAAATGTCACCGTCgcgggaggaagaaaaaaaaaaaaaaaaaattcacgcAGGATAAATATCCGTACATGTATTATCGCACCCCCCACAGTTTTAAGTTACCTAAAAGTGGAACACAGCAGGTGAGCATTTTCGATTTGAAAAACCATCACTCACGTGGACCTGCTCAAGTGGCTCCCAACAGGTGTGCATCTGCGCATTTCAAAGACTCGTTCGTTTGTAGAAGGGGCGGAGCGGAGTGGTGACCGTGTGGAGAATTCTGCTGCTAAAGCTGTTCGTTGGAGCACCGACTGTGCGTGGGACTATGTTGTGCGGTTATACGCATTGGATGCAAAGTGGCCCCCTCATGTTGGTCACTCAAAGCTCGGGAGAACGCTGCCTGCACGGGGGATATGCCGCTTCAATTTTGTGCCACTTCACCATGTCATCGTTATGGGGAGACGACTGATAATCATTGGGGTGTTTATGCACAGAGGAGCTGAGATTCCCCCACCCGGTTTGCTAATTTGTTGAGAACtattgttccttttttttttcaaacgttAAGGGGAGAAAGATGTTCACTTTTGCGAACAAAttggggggggtaaaaaaaaaatgcataagcAAACATAACATGAAAGGTGCAAACACAGACTCGAAGAATGCCACATGGGAAGTGATGGCGAAGGGGGGTGTAGAATAAGTGGGCAGATTAAACTGAAAAAATTGGAACCAGATCGGCAGAAACGGAGCAAAcgaagcgtaaaaaaaaggggttgcTCCTAATTGggttacttaaaaaatggggagagctTCGTCCCTTCTTTGTACCCACAACATAACGAAGCGCAGAGACACATGTTCAtcatcaaaagggggggaagctccccgaattaatttttcctctttttagTGTTCTGCAAACTGCTACTACTCCCTGTAGAGCGTATTGTACAGCTCCTTCTTGAGACGTAGCAACTGCTTGAGAATGGCCTCGTTTGTTATTTTCCCAGATGGGGTGTCCGAGTCGGAGGAGCttccttcttcgtcttccaaTTCGGCTTCTCTAGCTAGCTTGCTCAAAAGGGATTTACTCTTATTGTCCTTTATTTGGTTTTGCAGTTGTACCATTTTGTTGCAGCAGAGAATTGCGGCGTTCATTTTGGCGTCTTCGTGGTCGCTGATTCGCTTCACCATTTCGAGTTCGTGGAGATTCTCCAAACTGAGGCCTATTTTCTTGAGCGAATTTTTCCAGCGCGCGATTTCGTCGTCCGTGATGAAGCAGATGCAGGTGCCTTAAGGAGGTGGAGGTGAAAGGGCATAAGAAGGTGAGCATTTCTCGGAGCGTATGCTTAAATATACGCTAAGACAACTGGTATGTTTTCACCCCAACGCAGTTATGAAGTTGCTTTTTCTTTGGGGGGGCGACTCTTTACCTGTCTTGAAATTTCTAGCCGTGCGGCCAGAGCGATGCACAAAGGTGATATCCGAAACGGGACAGTTGAGCTGAATGATGACGTCACATTTGTCTAAGTCGATTCCTCTGCTTAGCACATCCGTGCAGAAGAGAACGGAATGGTTAATCGATTGAGAAAATTTAGAAATGCTTTGCATGCGCTCCTTGAGAGACTGTTTGGAGTGTATAGAGAAAATGTTTATCCGTTCCTTTAGCGACAAGTCGCAACGGTATTTTTTTGGCACAGATGACTCTACCCCTTGGTCGAAGAATAAGAATCTAAATATGCTATTCAGCTCCTTCGTTTCCTTGATGGTGTTTACAAAGatgactattttttttacctgcccATGTTCAGCACTGTCACTGTTGCGGTTTAACTGGTTGGGGTCATCTGGGGAGTGGCCCGCTGAACCGCTCAGGAAATACAGCTTGAGAAggtaaaaaagtttttgtaggacctttttcctttcgcatTTGACCATACTGAGGGAAAGTCCATCGGGGAGGATGCTGCCTCCGCCTTCCCGGGAGGAGTCGCCTTCCAAATGGGCATCAGCCAAATTGATGATGCAAGATTGTTCTTTCCTAATCGTAACACAATTTAACAGTTTGGCCAGATGTTCATTTTGCAGATGGACTGACAACCCTAGAGTAGCGGAAAGGAGAAACgtttgaataaattttttcttctcccccacgGACTTGTACAAATGCTTGGCAATCAAATTGATGTCCCTCATGAAAGACGTTTCTATCATCTTATCAATTTCGTCGCATGCAAAATATCTGACGTGTTTCATTTTATCCAAATAGCTTATCTTATCATTTAGGAGTAAAAAGTACTTCAATCTTCCCGGGGTGCAAACTAAGATT includes:
- a CDS encoding hypothetical protein, conserved (encoded by transcript PVX_118225A), translated to MKIPRGVVRPFNTYNIPSIINNSKVHSTYRENRKRNEDDLMKIYNKELVAFPYEEERFNKLLNIHGPVKKKNVADFFFNPEMYINVKNDRVGSVTPSHFAIENVDKCFLFEKEHLDGFFPEGLAGELPKDILMHGGGGTDRESGTQTKGKEASPDGDHQHDNLDVFLRELERNQIAPDHRLIKKAQQLKGVGLLFRKLAYEIVDELKHFEENYKLRKRRDSHKLDSYFAQRGECASYYDGGDASGDSAEEARSMKGNPNGGYSSGYHSGHQRMSYKSRSFLIDGKRGTGKSCILNSVVLWAKLNQWLVIFVPDVKKYKFDINTIVRSNTNLYIQPELSRQFLEDLVKTNESFLKKLKVDKGILESTCLDGTHLLYNKKIYDDIIKKTIDAEVANDEQNYNALSEREKNLYMQKLYKFYYDNVKIPNLLDKFSTPPNLLELAHIGINNASYANLCIYALFEHLKKQTEFPLLIAVDQFNFNLSVSEYLSINFENTKYNGYIPTYYFTIPKLLLKWDANKYKRCVKIVSTCWDRENRRNFRPELLGIHKRDVKTARNFTLREFKNYVAHLYNQDVIYNFDVNKLEYFYMLTGGNGFQARKLLTTLY
- a CDS encoding RNA helicase, putative (encoded by transcript PVX_118230A); translated protein: MLTHMLMQKYTYSRNRQNRPQSKMIFKPLAVKTPLLKEFRKKGLVSIEVADAGSVKILTKDDLEGSPQGGETSGTNKQRIKRKQINGNKNGRKLSPSKGSKKRKRENVEQTTSKEEDSKKVMKKSNGKRDPKKSAAGSEPALEIDSRGEDTHKGFKRRKKKRGRKKKRPKSGPTGGNEEGVSNDQAVRSANPTASPTTADRTKGESPKREKFDIQKVIQNEEHFQRADEVKYKVHYARWNLRGKINLLYSIMKSLHDANFWKPTEIQKQTLEHSINFKKDVIVVSKTGTGKTLTFCIPILNNIVKNKLREYRKRGSCVPKLRCIILVPTRELAIQILSHFSNINKYTHIYIATIIGGLNLNKQKRIISNKPEILVCTPGRLKYFLLLNDKISYLDKMKHVRYFACDEIDKMIETSFMRDINLIAKHLYKSVGEKKKFIQTFLLSATLGLSVHLQNEHLAKLLNCVTIRKEQSCIINLADAHLEGDSSREGGGSILPDGLSLSMVKCERKKVLQKLFYLLKLYFLSGSAGHSPDDPNQLNRNSDSAEHGQVKKIVIFVNTIKETKELNSIFRFLFFDQGVESSVPKKYRCDLSLKERINIFSIHSKQSLKERMQSISKFSQSINHSVLFCTDVLSRGIDLDKCDVIIQLNCPVSDITFVHRSGRTARNFKTGTCICFITDDEIARWKNSLKKIGLSLENLHELEMVKRISDHEDAKMNAAILCCNKMVQLQNQIKDNKSKSLLSKLAREAELEDEEGSSSDSDTPSGKITNEAILKQLLRLKKELYNTLYRE